The sequence aagctatttccaccatcgtaaccttctgtatccacaagatcccatcttggagccgtcgccggcgctctgccggagggggaatccaccatggagggcttctacatcaacaccatagcccttccgataagttgtgagtagtttaccacagaccttcgggtccatagttattagctagatggcttcttctctctctttgaatctcaatacaaagttctccttcctcttcttggagatctattcgatgtaactctttttgcggtatgtttgtcgagatccgataaattgtgggtttatgatcaaatttatctatgagaaatatttgaatcccctctgaattcttttatgtatgattggttatctttgcaagtctcttcgaattatcggtttggtttggcctactagattgatctttcttgcaatgggagagtgcttagctttgggttcaatcttgtggtgtcctttcccagtgacagcaggggcagcaaggcacgtattgtattgttgccatcgaggaaaaaaagatggggtttatatcatattgcacgagtttatccctctacatcatgtcatctttcttaatgtgttactctgttcttatgaacttaatattctagatgcatgctggatagtggtcgatgtgtggagtaatagtagtagatgcaggcaggagtcggtctacttgtcatgaacgtgatgcctatatacatgatcatgcctagataatctcataattattcgcttttctatcaattgctcgacagtaatttgttcacccaccgtaatacttatgctatctcgagagaagccactagtgaaacctatggccccggggtctatcttttatcatataagctttcaatctacttttatttgcatctttacttttccaatctatatcataaaataccaaaaatatatttatcttatcatattatctctatcagatctcactttcgcaagtggccgtgaagggatttacaacccctttatcgcgttggttgcgagttctttgtttgtttgtgtagggcgtgggacttttgaggagcctcctactggattgatatcttggttctcaaaaactgagagaaatacttacgctactgtactacatcaccctttcctcttcaaggaaaaccaacgcaagctcaagacgtagcaaaatgctccatgaaatccacacgaaaaaactagacAGAGCTATTTTCAAAGTGGACTTTGAGAAAGCATACGATAAGGTTAAATGGTCCTTCCTTCAACAGGCATTGCttatgaaaggttttgatcaggCCTGGAGACACCAGGTATACtcttttacgcaaaaagggagtgttgggatTAAATTGAATGATGATATAGGTCACTACTTCCAAACACACAAAGGATTGAGGCAAGGAGATACGATGTCACCTATCCTCTTCAACATAGTGGTCCATATGTTGACAATTCttataggaagggctaaggatgcGGGTCAGGTAGGTGGCCTCATCCCGCATTTAGTTGACGGAGGGGTCTCCATTCTGTAGTATgccgatgatactatcatcttcatggagcatgatttTGCAAAAGCGTGAAACTTGAAGCTCGTGTTGtgcttattcgaacaattgaccgggttaaagattaattttcataagagcgaaCTGTTCTGTTTTGGGAGAGCTAATGATGACCAAGATGTGTACAAacaattgttcgggtgtgaattgGGGGCTCTACCTTTCACGTATTTAGGTATACCAATTCAACATCGTAAGTTGaccaacagagaatggaagtgcattgaggaccGTTTTGAGAAGAAATTGAGTTGCTGAAAAGGCAAGCTGGTGTCATACGGAGGAtgattaattcttattaattcggtcccCACGAGTATGCCCATGTTTCTTCTCTCCTTTTTTGAGGTACCGGTTGGAGTCCGGAAGAGGCTTGACTTTTATAGATCacgcttcttctggcagagtgatgagctGAAGCGAAAATACagacttgctaaatgggatatcatttgtagaCCGAAATACCAAGgggggtctaggtattgagaatctggaagtgaagaacagatgtctccttagcaagtggtTGTTTAAGCTTTCTGTCAAGACGGAGGCCACTTGGGCTCAGATCTTGCGAAACAAATACCTTCACTCTAGAACCCTGTCCCAGGTGATAGTGAGGCCGACAGATtcgcctttttggaaaggactgatgagagttaAACCACTCTTTTTCAATAGGACAAGGTTCATAGTTGGAAACGGTACGGCTacgaggttctgggaggatacatggctggGGGAGACTCCCCTCACACTCCAATATCCTTCTTTGTATAACATTGTTCAGCGTAAAGACGCATATGTTGCAACagtatgatatgtctccaacgtatctatactttttgattgttccatgctgttatatacCTGTTTTGAATTTTTATGGGCTTTAGTTTACACTTTtattgttggagaacgtagcagaaattcaaaattttctacgcatcaccaagatcaatctatggagagactagcaacgagagagaggggagtgtatcttcatacccatgaagatcgcgatgcggaagcgttacgagaacacggtcggtggagtcgttcacgaagcgattacgggcgtgatgcctatatacatgatcatgcctagataatctcataattattcgcttttctatcatttgctcgacagtaatttgttcacccaccgtaatacttatgctatcttgagagaagccactagtgaaacctatggcccccgggtctatctcttatcatataagcttttaatctacttttatttgcatctttatttttccaatctatatcataaaataccaaaaatatatttatcttatcatattatctctatcagatctcactttcgcaagtggccgtgaagggattgacaacccctttattgtgttagttgcgagttctttgtttgtttgtgtgggTGCGTGAGACTTATgaagagcctcctactggattgatacattggttctcaaaactgagggaaatacttacgctactgtgctacatcaccctttcctattcaagaaaaaccaactcaagctcaagaagtagcacagtACTACAATCCACTCCGCTCAATATTCAATTTCGGAGGATGCTAGTGGGAAACCGTTGGGAAGTCTGGCTcaatcttgtgagaagattgatggatatTCAGTTGTCTCAACAACCCGATCAATTGTGCTGGAAACTAACTAAGAATGGAGAGTtctcggttaaatccatgtatttggatgttATTAACTCTAGCGTGATTCCTAGatcgaaacatgtttggaaagttaaaGTACCTTTGAAatatcaaagtgtttatgtggtttgtgcataaacaagttatttttaCAAAGGATAATTTGGCAAAGCGCAATTGGACAGGATTTGCAAGATGTAGCTTTTGCGACCAACATGAATCAATCAAGCACTTCTTTCTTGATTGTCCTCTGGCTAAAATTATGTGGCGGTCGGTTCATATAATCTTTAACATTACTCCGCCGAAttctatcaacacgttatttgggacgtggcttgatgGGATAGATACCCATACAGCGAGACACATTCGCGtgggagtatgtgctttattatgggcagtctaGAACTGCAAAAATGATCtggtctttaacagaacaacaaacattcattttttgcaggttatcttcagagccactgcgttgatccgtatgtggtcgctacttactccgacggaggccagaaaacatttggttactgggtctacccgatgggagacggtagcacggaATATTTTCAACCGGCTTGGATGACGattatgtaataggataggcatgtagtgctcatATCTTTTTATGTCAGTCGGTTATGGCTTTTTTATTACTGCTTAGCTCTTCGTGAgccttttttgtatttttttggtcgagacgtgaagacttttgttggaccttttgcttattaataatattggttgtatgcatcgttcagatgcagaggctggggtgaACCctccttttttgaaaaaaataaacatTACGGAATGACATTTAAGAAAAGAAATATGTACAACATAACAGATCATCCTCTAGCAAAAATGGGAATCAGATCGCACGTGTTCTCTGAAGATACGCCACACCGAAACGGAAAATATAAACGCGGGGCGACAAATCCGACACTCCGGCCAGCCTTTCACCCACCAAAATTTACTGCGCACGCGCCCCAACGCGCCTCTTCTCCTTAAAACCTCTGATCCGAGGCCATTTTCGTCCCAGAAATCACAACGGGCTAATCCGCCATTAAACCCTAGGGGAACGCCCCGAAAGAAACCGATGCTTGGTATCGTAGCGAGGGAGTGCAGTTTGCCCACTCATCCCTCGCACTCGCTCTGCGCCTTTTTATGGCTGCCTCTTTTGACCTTTTCCATCTTTTTCCCTTTGATATATCCCgcagcaggcaggcaggcagcagaACCGCCTTTGTTCGCTTTCGTCGTCCTCGCCGAAATTCCCATTGCGGCTACTGACATTTGTCCCCCCATCCCAGCGACCTCTCTTCTcttgcatccatccatccatccatccctctCGGCGTCACTCAAGCTTGGTTTAGGAGCAATCTATTCCGCCTTGGGCACCtggtatgcaattgcttgctctgTCACTCAAAGCTTTGCTTTAGGAGCATCTTGAGTGACAGACTATTTTTTCAGTCTTGTTCTTGTGGAACTGATCTAGCAATTTGATAACTCAAAATTATTGATGTTCGTTTTGCAGATTGGTTTGTGAGCTTGACAGGATTCCTTGATTTCCTTGATCTCTCTACTTTTCATCTTGCTCTTGATTTCCAGTTTAGAAATCATCCCGAGGAAATCTTGGGCATCTTTGCTGCCTTCCCCCCTTTCATTCAACCGAGCGCAAAGATTGTTCTTCTTGAGCAGAGGAACAGTTCGATTGGGAAATGGCTGAAGTGAAACCGGAAGAGATGGTCCACCATCCGCCCATGGATCAGCTGCAGGGGTTTGAGTACTGCATAGACTCAAATCCTTCCTGGGGTCTGTGCCATCTCCTCCTTCAAGTGTTGGCATGTTGGATCAATCGATCTGTGTTTCTTACCCTGAATATTTGTGGGTCTCGCAGGAGAGGCAATTGGTTTGGGTTTTCAGCATTACATACTGTCCCTGGGAACTGCTGTGATGATCCCCACAATGTTGGTTCCTCTTATGGGTGGAAATGATGTGAGAACTTTCTccccttttcttttatgtttgctACACTCCTTGGTTAATTTGGTACAACATACTATTATTTTGACTGAAAAAATGGTGCTTGTTTGTGTGTTTACCAAAGCATGACAAGGCAAAAGTGGTTCAGACACTGCTATTTGTGACTGGGATAAAGACACTGCTCCAGACACTATTTGGCACTCGCCTTCCCACTGTCATTGGCGGCTCATATGCATATCTTGTTCCAGTCCTCTCCATAATCCATGACCGATCGCTCGCACAAATAGCCGATGGCCATACCGTAAGTATTAAAATGTTCTTCTACATTTTCTGTCTTGTAACAAGAATCATGGCAACTCGAATACGTGATGCAAATATCCATGTTATGCATTTCAGTTTACCTTTTGTTCTATCTGCAGAGGTTCCTGCAGACAATGAGAGCGACACAGGGTGCGTTGATAGTGTCGTCAAGCATTCAGATAATTCTTGGCTATAGCCAGCTGTGGGCAATATGTTCGAGGTACAAGAAACTCTCACTTCTCCTTTAACTGACGATGATAGGTTTTTCAGTCCAAAAGTTCAAACATTCATTTCTTGGTTTTTGTCAGAATCTTACTATATTAAAATCTTATACTGAACCTGATAGATTATTTGCTTGAACTTTAGTATAATTAGCATGCCATGTTAACATGTGTTCATATACTGGACCAAATATGCAATTGCGGATACTTGTTGTTGCTTTTTTTATTATTACTATCCTGGTCCCTCCGGCCCTCCGGCCCTCCGTTATCCGTCCACTTTATGTGCCCATCAGTTTGAATAGTGGGGGTCACTTTAGATAAAGCGTAATATGCCGATGTGTTAAACAAAGAGTGGGCAAAAATATCCAAAAGCTGTTGGAACATGGTAACTACCTTCGCATCGAAGACAGGAATAAGAACATTAACAGTATGATATGCTTGTTGCAGGTTCTTTAGCCCACTTGGGATGGTTCCAGTGGTTTCATTGGTGGGGCTTGGCCTTTTCGAGAGAGGATTCCCGGTGGTAAAAGCTCTAATGGCCTTACTTTTGTTCTGTTTAGCTCTACTCACTTTGATGTTTGGAACTCATCACACTGAAGAATGGGACCCCAGCTACTtatattttactccctccgttcacaaatataagatggtCTAACTTTTTTGTTAATCAGATGTTATAGGCACGTTTtactgtgtttgttcactcatttcagtccatatgtagtccatattgaaatatccaaaacatcttatatttgtgaacggaggaagTACCATTTTAAACGTTTTCTGGGTTGCATGGCCTACCTTGCTAGTTTGATAATGTAGTTATGTATTGTTTACTTGTATACGAAAGTTTATTTGGAGCATGGATCTCTTATTGATTGGAACTTTAGCAACACCATCCAATAGATAATATTTATTGTTACATATGGTAAGTTGCACTTAGTACCAGATCATTTCTTTCTGTTTTAGTATATTTTAAAGTGTTCCTGGACCAATCTTCAATGTCACTGAAAATATGTTTATTTTCTTAGTTTACCTCTACATTTAGAAAGTTATTAATTGTTCATATTTACCCAGGCAAGATCTCCATACTCTGTTAGCTTGCCTTTTTTTTCTCAGAAAAACATTTAGCACCATGAGATTTATGTTGTCCTATACTGAGTTAATTCAGGAAGGATATTTTGTCAGGTTGCAAGCTGTGTGGAGATTGGCCTTCCGATGCTTATCATATTTGTTGTGCTTTCCCAATATCTCAAGCATGTACATGTTCGGCATGTTCCGATTTTGGAGAGGTTCTCACTGCTGGTGTGCATTGCTCTTCTCTGGGTCTATGCCCACATTCTAACAGCAAGTGGTGCATACCATCACACTGCACTACACACCCAGATCAGTTGCAGGACAGACCGTTCTAACCTCATCTCTTCGGCATTATGGTTTGTAAATAAACCGGCTTCCACACCACTTATTCATTTCCATATGATATATCTCAGTTCATTTTTTTTTACTCTCATAAGGATAAGCATTCCATACCCCTTGCAATGGGGAGCACCAACATTCAATGCAGACCATGCATTCGGCATGATGGCCGCAGTAATGGTGTCGCTAATAGAGGTACCATATCATACTTGTCAAATACATGATTCCTCGAAGTTTTTCTCAATATTTTTATATCCACCTGATTTTGTTGAAACCATTTGAGTTCTTCAGTCAACTGGCGCATTCAAGGCTGCTGCCCGGTTGGCAAGTGCAACACCCCCACCAGCATATGTCCTCAGTAGAGGCATCGGGTGGCAGGTTAGTAGTTGCATTATCTTAGCCTCTTGTGGAGTTCTGTCAATATGTTAAGTCTAGTAGTTCTCATGAAGTTGAGTATCAACTATAATTTTTAATGATTTGTTTTTACGGCTGTACAACTACTCCGTAATCACTGCTGAGCTTTTTCTGAAAGGAAATGAAACATGTGCATTCAGGGAATAGGTACCCTACTGGATGGGCTATTTGGCACTGCAACTGGCTCTACTGTTTCTGTGTGAGTGCATCTGAGCTATCACTCTTAAGATTGTTCTGTTGTGGCATGCCTAATATTATGCAGAATATTTGGATGCAATGCAGTGAGAACGTTGGTCTTCTTGGGTCTACAAGGATTGGGAGCAGGAGAGTGATACAGATTTCTGCTGGTTTCATGATCTTCTTCTCCATACTAGGTAATTAAGGTTTCTCTTTAGCCACGAGCACTCATTTGCATTGGATTTTTCAGGGTTCTGAACATGTCGATGTTGTAGGAAAATTCGGGGCACTTTTTGCTTCCATTCCATTCACAATATTTGCTGCCATATATTGTGTTATGTTTGGCATTATTGGTAAGTATCCTAGCAGAAAAAGTGAAGATGTTCTCCTTTGTAGTTTCCGAGCTCTCTACCAATATCTGAATTCGCACAAATAATTTTTGCTCGTTTGTTGTGTCTCCAGCGGCGGTGGGGCTATCCTTTCTGCAGTTCACCAACATGAACTCTATGCGCAACCTCTTCATTGTTGGTTTTTCACTCTTTCTTGGCTTATCGATACCAGAGTACTTTTCTCGGTATATGACAGGTGCTCAAAATGGCCCGGCGCACACGAAGGCTGGATGGGTTCGTAACCTCACTATCCCCCACACCCTTAATTTGTACTGTACTAGCATGGACTCCCACAAGTCCACTGTctccttttcaaaaagaaaaaaacaagtcCACTGTCTCGAGATTTGAATTCGAAATGACATCTGCAAAAATGTCCATCTAGTATCTGGCACAAAACAATAACACAAACTTAACTGGTGGTAAAATGTTGTGGCATATTGCTGGTAAAAtgttacttcctccgtcccaaaatataagacgtttttgcagttctgCAAAAattgggacggaggtagtaggaaATTAATATGTAGTATGTAATACTAATTTAGTACAGAAAAGACGATCACAGCTTGTACACCACATTGCAGAAAGTTCATGTTCAAATCTACTCATACATCAATAATGGCCTGTCAATGTTATCAAAATGTCTGTCATCTCCATGCAAGAGTCCTATTTTGCATCATTTTGAAGTTGAGTTTGAATTGTATCATCCCTGACCGTCAATGCAGTTCAATGACTACATCAACACCATCTTCGCATCCCCACCGACTGTCGCTCTCATCATTGCTGTAGTCCTTGACAACACGCTGGATGTCAGAGACGCGGCGAAGGACAGGGGGATGCAATGGTGGGAGCGGTTCCGGACGTTCCGAGGGGACAGCAGGAATGAAGAGTTCTACACCCTGCCCTTCAACCTCAACAGGTTCTTCCCACCATCTTGAGCAGAAGCTTCCAAAGTCCGGGTACTGCAAGCTGAGTACCAAATGAAGAAACCTTTGCATCACAATATGGCATGCTTCTGAATTCTGATAGAGTAGAAGAGGAGAAGAGAAGTAGAGATGATAAGACCCGCATGCCGTTTTACTAGCGTAGGATGGAGGAAGTTCCCTTCGGGCTGTCCGATTGTACATAGATATTTGTTTCCGTAGACAATGAATTAATGCTAATTTTTGCTGTGTGCAATGTAAGATCTCATGAAACATTTGCGGGCAGCGGGCAAATGAGGCACATTGTTAGCTGTAGTTGAACACACCGTAGAAAAGGGCattccaaacaagcaaaaattatagcaTGGCCCCAATTGAAATGTGTCATTAATCCTTGTCGGCACACATCCGTGATATGCTGCTCAGATCATGTCGGCGCTGTTGCAATAAGACCCTTGTAAGAGGTAGTCGGTTTACGAGCGGTCAAGGTAGGTTGATGTGGCACCTATGTGGTCCGGTTTTCCCTCGTGAATCGGTTATGGCCTTATTTGATAAATTTGACCATTACTGAGTTATTGGCCTGAAGTATGCAATCAGATTGAGTATTTTTTTAAACTATGCAATCGGATTGAGTAAATGGACCAATGACTCATTTCACTCAATTGCTCCTGAGACCGCCACACATCGTTTGTATACATCATGCACACTTTCGATGAAGAACCAACAACACAAGTAAAAAGTAAAAGTATACACCCGTCGCGTGATCCAACCACCATAGGTCAGGGATTGGGTTTTCATCCGGATAGTATGCCCGAGCAGActtcaaaacaatgccttcaacaaagaCACAATCGGTAAAACATTGTCATTGCCAAGCGCAATCATCGAAGGTCGTACCTAGAATTTTCACCCTAGAGCTCGATACTCAGTGCTCAAAAGAGCGCCACGAAGCCGAAGCCACCGTGTGTCGCTGTCACCCCACTTCACAGAAGAAGGCGTCACGGAAGAGCTCCAACATACCATGGGCACGGGAAATTGAAATCCAAACCTTTCCATTGTGTTCGTTCCCAGAGGTAGCCGCTCATGTGCATATCCTTAACGCGGTCACGCGGATATCACTATGTGGTCAAACCTATATATATACGAGCACAAGGCTATCACAGAACACGAAGAGCCGAACGTCGCCGGAAATTACTGAGGCCGGCGCCGGCAAAGCACCAAGCCGTGGCGGCAATTCCATGGACACCACAAGTCATAGCGCATACCCCATTCCACACCTACACATCTTCGTGtcgttgttgatgttgttgttgttgttgtcgtcgctTCACCACTACCATTGTCCACCGGACCTCGAGCCACCACCGCCAAATTAGATGATGAAGGCCCGTCATCGCACATGGCTACCCACACAGCACAATGGCACAACGACCACCTAGGGAACCCAGGCCCCCATTTCCGGCAACCAAAACTCCATCAGACTACTCATAATAGGGAGTAATTTAGACCAGTAATGTTTGCAtgtcactagtctatgttactacctctattgtggggagtaacatatggtgtcatgcaacactttatttattaggttgtagactcatcttgtcttgatatgtactccctccttttcggtttatagggctcatcttaaaaagtttgttttttttgttttataagtGTCAATTCTACTACTTACCATCaaatgttcagatttcaaggtatAAATCACTGCATGTAAGGATGAAgaaaaaactcaccaatgcatgtataAGTTTTGGTCATGAAGTGatcatgcatgcatgtggtgtaattaatgcatcggtataCACAAATTTTTAAGAAAAATGAGAGTACTAATTAAATACTTTTGCAAACTACGGAATTAATTTCACCATTTATCATCTACCATGGTTGAATAGATTttcaaattaagccctataaaccgaaaagaagGGGGTATGGTATTACTCGTAGTGGGAGTAACTAGTTATGTTACCCCACTCAATTTGTCTCTCTCTTCATTAATATTAGATGTCACATCATTTTTTTTAGGTGGCATCGATCTTACTCTGTATTACTCTCATTATGGATAGTCTCAGCCGCGTCGCAGTTCTCGAGGGCTCCCAGCGCCACGCGAGGAAAAAGATAAATGTATGCGTATATGTAGCTTTCTTTTCGTGAATACGCGTCTTTGCGTATATGTAGGTTAGCTAATAAAATTATGCACATCCCGATcttagctcagttggtagagcggaGGACTGTAGTATGTTGCAGCTAAATCCTTAGGTCACTGGTTCGAATCCGGTAGGTCGGATTATCCTTTTTTGTTCTATATATATATTTTGCTTCTTTTTTTGTACAAGTATCAACACATTCTCAGTGATTGCCGCCAAAAAACATTCTCGATGTTATTTTCTTTCAAATATGTTGTTTCATGTACAACCCCATTGCTATAAGGAATATAATCTGTCAACTCGCCACCACACTGCCCATATATTTTGCCTGGTGCACAGGCTTCGCCTCAAAACTGTACTGATCAAAATCATACATGTAGTAGTCCAAAGGAGACGGCCATTTTTAGCAGCTTGTTCAACACCTGAGGTGCTACTTAATGTTGAAGAAGGGCATCCCACCGAGGGACTGTCCTGTGCGTCACAAACGAGAACAAAGGGATTGAGAATCTACATTGGTGATAAACACAAGTTGCAAGATAACAGCATGCAGCTACCACACTGCCCATATATTTTGCCTGGTGCACAGGCTTCGCCTCAAAACTGTACTGATCAAAATCATACATGTAGTAGTCCAAAGGAGACGGCCATTTTTAGCAGCTTGTTCAACACCTGAGGTGCTACTTAATGTTGAAGAAGGGCATCCCACCGAGGGACTGTCCTGTGCGTCACAAACGAGAACAAAGGGATTGAGAATCTACATTGGTGATAAACACAAGTTGCAAGATAACAGCATGCAGCTAACTGAGGTACATAGATTTCTTATTTTGAGAAGGGCTGTTCAAGAACATAGAATT comes from Triticum aestivum cultivar Chinese Spring chromosome 5B, IWGSC CS RefSeq v2.1, whole genome shotgun sequence and encodes:
- the LOC123111701 gene encoding nucleobase-ascorbate transporter 2 isoform X1, coding for MAEVKPEEMVHHPPMDQLQGFEYCIDSNPSWGEAIGLGFQHYILSLGTAVMIPTMLVPLMGGNDHDKAKVVQTLLFVTGIKTLLQTLFGTRLPTVIGGSYAYLVPVLSIIHDRSLAQIADGHTRFLQTMRATQGALIVSSSIQIILGYSQLWAICSRFFSPLGMVPVVSLVGLGLFERGFPVVASCVEIGLPMLIIFVVLSQYLKHVHVRHVPILERFSLLVCIALLWVYAHILTASGAYHHTALHTQISCRTDRSNLISSALWFVNKPASTPLIHFHMIYLSSFFFTLIRISIPYPLQWGAPTFNADHAFGMMAAVMVSLIESTGAFKAAARLASATPPPAYVLSRGIGWQGIGTLLDGLFGTATGSTVSVENVGLLGSTRIGSRRVIQISAGFMIFFSILGKFGALFASIPFTIFAAIYCVMFGIIAAVGLSFLQFTNMNSMRNLFIVGFSLFLGLSIPEYFSRYMTGAQNGPAHTKAGWFNDYINTIFASPPTVALIIAVVLDNTLDVRDAAKDRGMQWWERFRTFRGDSRNEEFYTLPFNLNRFFPPS
- the LOC123111701 gene encoding nucleobase-ascorbate transporter 2 isoform X2, encoding MAEVKPEEMVHHPPMDQLQGFEYCIDSNPSWGEAIGLGFQHYILSLGTAVMIPTMLVPLMGGNDHDKAKVVQTLLFVTGIKTLLQTLFGTRLPTVIGGSYAYLVPVLSIIHDRSLAQIADGHTRFLQTMRATQGALIVSSSIQIILGYSQLWAICSRFFSPLGMVPVVSLVGLGLFERGFPVVASCVEIGLPMLIIFVVLSQYLKHVHVRHVPILERFSLLVCIALLWVYAHILTASGAYHHTALHTQISCRTDRSNLISSALWISIPYPLQWGAPTFNADHAFGMMAAVMVSLIESTGAFKAAARLASATPPPAYVLSRGIGWQGIGTLLDGLFGTATGSTVSVENVGLLGSTRIGSRRVIQISAGFMIFFSILGKFGALFASIPFTIFAAIYCVMFGIIAAVGLSFLQFTNMNSMRNLFIVGFSLFLGLSIPEYFSRYMTGAQNGPAHTKAGWFNDYINTIFASPPTVALIIAVVLDNTLDVRDAAKDRGMQWWERFRTFRGDSRNEEFYTLPFNLNRFFPPS